GATATCAtaatttcattcaaaaatgtgaTGAACCAAAAAAATGGCTTGACCCCTGATCTCACCAAATGAttgttggcatgaaagtaaagcatgTTATGGGTTAACagtaaagttatgagtcatcaaaaaaaatgttgcttaCAAAATAGATGGAACCATCAATCAtctgggtttgattttgatGAAGGGATCTCAGGAAGCAGCTTTTCCCCAAATTGGTGATatagtattttggaatgaaacctttcattTGTTAAATGCCACCGTCGATCAATACTGAATTTCAAATGGTTGATTTGTGAGACTGGCATTGTTAGTGCAATATGTGTTCtctttgtttcagtgtgtgtgtgtgtgtgtgtgtgtgtgtaggtttgtgtgtgcgtgtgcgtgtgtgtgtgtgtgtattaattaGTCACTTGCTGAACATTGGATGAGACATCCACAGATTTGGCTTATCAAAGTGCCTAATGGGTGACAATCCGCTTAAACTaccatccatccacacacacacacacacacacacaaacacacacacacacacacccacacacaatctGACTGTCCGTCTTTAACTGCCATGACAACGAAGATGACATCAAAAGGAATCTGAGGAGAATTCATTTTTGTTGCTATAATAAGATCATAAGCGTTTTGATTGGAGAAAGGTGTTACTCACATATTCTGACTTGATgataatatatagtatatagtactGTCGTAGTGATCAAATAAAACAGTAACTTATAAACTTAAATTAAGGGCAGTATTTGATTTAGTATAGTAAATAGCAgtatttgataataataataataatatctatatatctatagtAATGCTACATAATGCTAATAAGAATAAtattaatgttttattgtttgaagCATTTGTTATGATGTCACTTTAGTATGGATCGTGGGAGTACAGGCATAAAGTGTTCCCTAGAAACAAATCAAGataattttatttcttctgcAAGAGGAAGTACATTCAAGAAGCAAAGGCTTTGTGAAATGTAACACTACTATCCTTCATTCCTACTTTGGCTATATTCATTTTGACATAAACACTTCATACAGTAACATTATGGGCAACATTTCCAGGAAAATtggaaatgaaatgatgaatcTATTCTACACAAGCAATGTTTTATCTTTATATTGTATCATTTTTAAGGCATAATGAAATTATGACTGTAGCCTACATGctaaaatattacaatatttatCAGTATTTGCATACCGTAGActactttcaaaatgtatgtgCTTCAAATGAGCTGCTAATTTTCAATCTCTGCATATTCTCATTAAAGAAGTATTTTGTGGATTACACAGacaattattttacaaaaattctAAGTCGTAGTGGGATTTCAGCTTTAAACCAAGTCAAAAGTATTAGACTTGGTTTAGAGTTTTGCTTCCATCTTGTGTTCTCAAAGTGAACTGCAGGTTTCACATGAAGTAATGTAGGCTATTGGTCAATTACTGACAAATGCATGTGCAAAATTGGTTGAAATTCTATTGAGAATGACATGACTAGATTTAATCTAATGGGTTTATTTagtttccttttattttatttacaatgttAAAACAGTGCAgccaaacaaaaataaataaaacattgaaTCACGACAACAAAAAAGGGGGGAAAGTCAGAACAGCAATATGAGCTTCATGCAGCTAATACAAGATTGTCCAGCAAtacctaaaaaataaacaagctgACTCTTCATGCTTTGTCGCCTTTCGATCGAACCAAACTAGATCTGAAGAAAGTCAGTCTGGTTCTGATATATTCCACCTCTGTCCAAGGaatcttctctcctcttgtcaCATTGTTTGAATATTGGAGGGATGCATATTATTCCGTAGGTATCCAGCAGATGCTTCGGGGCAGCATAGTCTAAGTTGCAATtagccttttgttttcttttacagcAGCTCAAATTCTGCCACTTTTACCTTAAGGCACTTGTATGCAATTACAAATTGAAGTACTGAAAATAATGTACAATCTCACCCTGGCCGGTATGAATATGTTGCCAGGAGCAGTGCGTCAAGCAGGTTAGTACAATCCATCTAAACAGTTTGAAAATTATACAAAGGTCATGATGTCTCCTGGTGGGAGATCTTTTATAACAtgtctcattaaaaaaaactactgttGCTGTCGCTTGAAAACCTCATACCTCTGATGTTTCTAATTCAATTAAAATTAGACATTGCAGTATAGTCTTTCAATTGAAAGAATACAGTCCTATATAATCTTTTTATCCACTGAGCAAGTTTGGTGAAACTATGGCCCAGGAAATCTATTCAAAACCCGATGTATAGATCAGAGATTTAAAATGCTCACACTCGAATTGGGCACTCGAATTTAGTTAATGGCTGAAAAGTTTAGTTTTCTGAGATATTTGGTTTTCATCCGACAACAGCGCTAGGCTCATGGCTATCGTAGGCTGTACTGTGGTTTTCCTGTTCTTATTCAAGTTCACTCAGGCAATGGATTGTTAGTACAGTACATCTGACCGACACCTTGTGAAGTGAAACACAAATGGAAAAGGAAAATCCAGCTTCTCTTTCAGAGGGCAATCCATGTCCTTGGATGGGGTTACAGAACACCATCAAGTCAACTTGTCACATGGCTTTGTCAGCATATCAGCAAGCCCAGAAGAAAACACATTCAATGTTCTAGTCCAGAACTTCTAACTTCATCTGATATTTTCCCAATGTTAACCAGTGCTAACTAAAAGGAAATCCCAAAACATTATTTATacaaaaattgtattttcttaaTTGCCCATTTCAGTATTCAGTCTTACAGTAGTTAAGGCAAAAAGCAGTACGTGTCATGGGCAGTGGCTTCTTGGTCAAGGGGATCAAtagtccagtgtgtgtgtgtgtgtgtgtgtgtgtaggtgtaggcgtgtgtgtgtgtgttatgtgagtTTCTGTTCTCCTTTGGTCTGTCAGTCAATATTGATGGCAGTCAGTGAAGTCCATTTGAGCATCAGCGCTCCTTCTGCAGGCTATAAAACATATTGAGCAGCTCGACTGGCATTGAAGTTGTTGTGGGCCATCAGTATTTACTGTAAAACACCAATATAGATGCACAGTATAAATATAGACTATCCAAGGCCAGCCATCAGTATGGGGGAATATAGATCCAGTCAGTGTAACAGACCACCAATACGCAAGTATTGACGCATCACAACGTGCACGACATTTTATGATGTCAGTCTACGTGCACTTTTTCAGTCAGTTAGTTCCAATgcaaagagtgagtgagtgccaCATGGTGATTTGAAAcgattcagtcagtcagtgctTTAGGGGAGTTACGAGGTCCCGTCGCTCCAGTGCGTGGCCCAGTCCTTTTTATGGACGACCCCGGACTTCTCAGTCTGGAACTGTGGCCGGTCCTCACGAGGAATCTTCACCGCGTGGTACTGAGGCACTTTGTCTTTGTACTGGGCCCGCCGGAAAAAGCCACACTGTCAGAGGAAAAGAGGCAAAAGtgcagatggagggaggaagggaggaagggaggaagggagggagggatgaaagaaagaaagaaagaaagaaagaaagaaagaaagaaagaaagaaagaaagaatgggatagagggaggaaaacagaaagagagatagagaagggaGAATTAGTGTTTCAAATTACCCAATTCCATTGTGTATCCCCTGTAATTCTTTGCCCTACTTATTTCAGTAACTAATGGACTACTGTCTCCAGTATCATACATACAGAGCCAGGGATAAACCCCATTTATTCTACTAAAGCAATGCCTTCTCGTGTTTCTCAGACAAAGATGAGAAGAGACCATGTTCATACCACAGAAGCCACAGTCAAGGTGACTTTTCAATAAAAGCGTACAGGCACCAAAAAGCACATCCGCATGCTCGACATTTTAATTCAGCGTCAGTCTTAAGTGTACTTGatccacacactgcactgtcAAAGTGccattgtgaaaaaaaaaaaacaatcacacacattaacatgaACAAAAACATCTACTGACAAGTTCATTCTGGCACCTGAAAACATTAGCTGGGCTTGAGGTGTGAGTTGAATGAGAATGCTATGAATGAATAGTCAGGGTTCATGCCAGAATGAACAAGTGTAAATAAATAGTGAACTCAGCAGCAGAgccacagcacacagcacagcagGCATCTCAAAGTCCTGAATGGGAGAGCGCTGGATGGTGTTCAATAGGCACGCAGGTTAGGTGggaaaaaatgctgaaaaaaggAATACTATTGCACCTAAACCCCACATTTTTGCTATCCACAAGCTAAAAATAGTAAGTAAATGGCACAATAACAAAAGTTCTATTATACAACAGGTCATTTCAGCCAAATGTCTGATTGGTCACAAACACCTtgtgataattcccataaagcacagctagcAGCATCACAGCAATTAACACCCTCCAGGGTATTACTCCGTCTTTTGTGATTATGCATTCCAAAATGTGTTAATGCATCATGCCGTACTGAACACCACCCAAGATGCACCAGAGTGGGGTGAGTCGTGAGTTGCGGGTGAGGCTTTTTACCGcttggagggagagggggaggggagagcaggccagagtaaaatgtttttttgggacaggggggggggtgggttggAGTGACCCTATAGCTCTGACGCCTGCTTCTCCGCCTCCGAGGGCTGGACCCCCAAATGGGCGCGATAGTATTCCGTCTCATAGTGTCGGCGCCGCTCGCTGCGCTTGAAGAACCCACACTGGGGGCAACAGATGGCCACAGGAGAAGTGAGGAATGgtgaaattggaaaaaaaaataataataaatgggAAATGGAAAATTTAGGGATGGAGGGACCCCAGATGGGATTGAGaagagacaaagggagggaaggagaaaagagcgaggaagatgagagaggaagggagagacagaggacaaaCACAAGTACGAAAGAGGAAAGGGACAAATGAGAGCGAGCTGGAAAGAATAAACTGAttacaggacagaacagaacaaagcagagAGAAATAATTGGACTATCACAGAGTAGTGAGGAAACACGAGAGAGATGGCCAGTGGAGTGAGAGGGATGAAGTaagtaaaatattttaaaacctCTTATGTACAGGCTATTGAACTGCTTTTTAGTGGTTAAATCAGCAGTTTTACACACTAGTATTTTGCAGATAGTGTTACTATTCCACCTTGAAGATTTTCAGAAAAAATGTTGTTGCACTGAGCATTTTGAAACAGAATACACAGACATCCTAACAGGTTTATATCTCTGTGTGAAATCCACAAGAGGTAAATAGCCTGAGTGTGTTACCTTCCACAGTATGCAGACCAGTAGAGTCAGCAGTAGGATGCCTGCCAGGACGGCTATGAGGATGATCCACCAGGGGATCCAGTACTGGTCAGCTAGACCAGGCTCAGGATAGATCATCACTGGAACCTGAGGAGACAGGGGATAAACATAATCTTATATGCAGTCAAAGTGCATGGGTGACTTGCTGTTACCCAGGCTGAAAGAAGGCTGCAGTGAAATCTAAACAAAAACTGGAGATTCTCATCGCTGTTGGAGGTTAGCTTGTAGTGAAATAATTAGTCATTAGTGTGATCACAACTGAAGTCacaatgtttgtgtttctgttagcTCTGTCAAGCACAAACAAGGACACATGGAAAGTGTGATTTTATTAGACAATTTGCACAGTATGCCTGTGTAAAAGGTGAGGCACAGGGAATACGAAGCCAACTTACATGAgtgaaaaaataacatttgagTTTCCAGGTTAATGGGCATTGAtaagtgagaaagagaatgatGTACTATGTTATATAGATAAATATATCAATATCAGTATTTGATATCATGATATGTATAGTAAGAAAGATTTTTAAACTGATTGgtgaagtttttcttatttctgaataaaGGTGTGTCCAGTACCTGTGCAGCAGCATCCTTGAGGACCAGGTGTCTGATGCTGGACTTCACAGTGATGTTTGCTCTGACCAGCAGCTCCAGAGCACTGACTGCTGGGaactcctgagagagagagagagagagagagagagagagagagagagagagagagaagagagagagaaagagagagagagagagagagagacagtgactcAGTAATCAAAGCTCAGGGCCGCTGTAGTCACAGAGTGTGCTGACTGCTATAATATCACAGCTCAGCTCTTTCTAATGTCTCTCTTTAATCATTCTGCCAATGCAATTGCTGCAGTTATCATTCATTGTCTTGCATTAGCCGTCCAGGCAGGAAATGTGAGTGCCAGTGGCAGCCATAACAGTTGGACTGAAGCTGAGACAGAGTGTAATGTGCAGAGTTGATGTGGTGCTGATGGCATCTCTTACCTCTATAAAACTGCTGTTCCACAGTCTGGCCTGCATCTTGAGCACAGCCTGGCCTGAGAAGCTGTGGAGGGGACACTGGAAGAGCACACAGCGTGCTGACCCCAAGAGACAATCctggaggggagacagagagctgaGCATTGTGGGAAAATAGTTTAACATGATTTCAAATGTGTGACCTATTCGGCATGTGCTTGATTGAACTTGCGATAGACGTGAACATCTACAAAAGTACAGAGTACTACAAAAAGCACTCCCCATCTCTTCTACTTTTAAGGATGTTCAGTTGTTTTGCCCATGTGCACATTACacttttccctctgtccttccttctgcttctctctcctcttgctttaccttccccccctttccctccattCATCTTACCAGTTTGAGAGACTTGCGTCGCTCTGAAGCTGCCACAGCTGGGGTGGTTCTTCCCACGCTGCCTTTTGTCATCACGTGACCTTCGTCCTCGGGATGGGAGCGCACCTTTCTCCCCGCCTGGTGAAGGTGATGCATACAAACATGCAGAAACGGATCAGTCTCCAGCAATGGTAAGTTCAAGAATGAGCATCAGAATACTGGGGACATGATGTAAAATCGTGGAAATGTGGAACAGTGGTACTGATGTTGCTGTCGAAGTCATGGTGTTCTACATTTTGTTCAACACACCCTGAGATGTCCAGGCTGTGGAAGCTCTGCAGTGGAGGAGCTGTGTTGTAGGTTCAGAGGATTCAGCGCTCCTGTGGgagtacagtgtgtgtctgggtggcCCTCAAACTTCAGGCTGGCGGGATACAGGAGCCATTTCCCATTGGCCAGCTCATAAGGCCACATGATGTTGAGGAAGGCGGAGCCAAGCGTTTGCAGAGCCTGTCCTGGATTAGCCAcctgagaggaaaacaaaatatgaaaaatgtgatgtttctctgtttttgttttcatagttttagtatggtatagtagtatagtagatttttattattgtgaaaataatTGCACTGATACAACACATTTGATTGAAACAAGCTATCTATATAGCTATACAATTACCAGAACTATTCTGATGCGTCAAAGACAAGTTACTATCTTCTGTGTACATACGagcatcaaaaaacacacatacataaaaacacacacacacatgaaggtgcacacacactcgtcccTCACCGTAAACTCGAAATCCACGGTGCTGCCGATGTCGTCCAGAGTGGTCATGGCACTCTCTCCCTTCACGGCCCCACTGAAGAACAGCTGGTGAGGACGGGCCAGTCTGCAGCAACACAGGATCACATCACTGGGTCAGACAGCTGCATATACACTGGCACAGCTTCACAGCTCCCTGGTAACTTGTACTGCTTAATGTCATAAGCTAGCCTGGGACAATAGCATGTCTATAGCTGCTGCACAGTAAGACTGATTTTATCTTGTAGAAAGACCTGTAAAGTTAGATCTTGTCTACAGTTAATGCATGGTCAACAGTTAAAGCAAACTAACCAATTATAAAACAGCATTTGTAAGCCATGGGGAAAGTCTTTAAAAGCTGTGAGACAGTTTTAACCATTGATAGAAAAACAGTGGAGGAGGCTTTACTCacccactgacagacagagggagctCTATCACCACTTTAGCAAAAGCTGTGACTGGGGCCAGGTCAGGCTGCTCACTGATACTGAGgacaaaatgaacaaacataGTGATGAAAGTATGCGATTTTGGTTCTAGCAAGGCGAATGTCTAAAATAGGAGGATCAAAGCTTGActtgaatgaaagaaaaacgGTTTAATATCAAAGAGTTTGCAGAGGACTTACGTTGCCAACAAGAGATCTACCGTCAACTCGGTCGTCTCAATGGTGATATTAGATGTGCTCAAGATGATGGAGAATTTCAgctgtgagaaaaacaaaagcaacacaTACATGTATAATTCAGAACCAACATCAAGTAAAAAGGTACAAATTTATACTTTTATCTGATCAGTTAAGGGAACACCTCATGACAAATTCTGATAAAATTTGTTTCACTCTTTGGGTGCTGTAAATGGTGATTACCAATAACAAGTATCAAGTGAAGAATAGAGTGGTCAGGGTGCAATGCTGTTCCATCATAATAAATTGATTTCAACCCCATAGGAAATGCAGTAAATTTGCTAATGGCAAAGTATATATTTTCACGTTTACATTTAAAGATTATATCCATCTACACCAAAATGATTGCAtcctatataattttgttttggcGAAAAGTTtcagatttttcattttaattttgattGAATTCAGATCGCTTTGTTACCTTACCTTAGCATCTCGTTTGACAGGGTTTCCCAGCTCACATTCAGCCTGGGAGCCGTTCTGGTTAGCTTGACACCTCACCTATAGTCAGTCATGACATAAACCAATACTATCAGCAAAAATAGACAACCAGATCAATGAGCATTTCAATGCCACCACATATGAACCATTACCACCACTTGTGCTTTAAGTACAAAAAGGTTATTCCTCTAGTGTGCAATGTACAAGgcattcattaaaaaacaactataaaAATTACTGTATTTCTATTCATGACTTTATGGCATAAATACAAGCATTGTGTTACATAAGCTTTACATGGATAGCTGGATCCTGCTTTGACACACCAGCTATGAAATAGTTCAATACCTAAGGTGTGGTCCATGTGGGACTGAGATCTGTCaggcattattttatttatcttttaaaCATCTATGCTTATCGACCCATACCTGCGGTGGGGTCCTGGAGCCGGCGTAGGACAGTGTGTTTGGGAGGGAGATGAGCAGCTGGGCAGCGTGGGCGTCATCTCCATCCTCCTCGGGGTACAGGGGGTCAGAGGGCATGTTGGTGACGGTGATCTCCAGCACTACCGACCGCTGGTCTGACAGGGAGAACACCTGCACATCCTCCTCATCTCTACGTGAAGGCAAAGGAGACAGTGGGGGGTGAAATGAAAGACAGTCTTATTTTTTACCCTTACTCAAGATGTTGGGGGTTTTACAGATGCAATACAATGCCAAACCACAACACCTGCTGCCCTCTTCTCCATGAAAAAATAGCCacagcattttattttacaaGACATGAAGAGAAATTAAAAGCAAGAATGCAGATAATGGTGGAATATATACAGCATACATGTAGTAAATAGGCATTACATTTGCTTGgtatgcattcacacacacacacacacacacacacacacaacccccaccACATTATACATATTGTGTTTGGTGAAGTATAGGTTGCCAGGCAACAGTGTTATGGGCAACAGCCTATAACAGCCAATCCACCACCTCACATAGAATGGGCTAGGTAGGCATAGGTACtaaccatggaagtattatattatggTACTAACTTTGGCAGAGGGGtgaagaggtcagaggtcaggggtcgtGTTCCAAACTGGTAGCTCAGCTTCAGGTTGCTCTGGCAGATTTTGTCATCACCACATCCCTCCCGCAGGAAATTCACCTtcaagggaaagagagagagacgtgaagTCGTGCCTGTGTCTGAAAGCACATTCTCCATATACTGCATACTTAGAAAAGCTGTAGTCTGGTAGGTCCTGcaattttctgatattttaattaataataacTTTGAACTCTTCAATGCTAGTATGCTTTAAAGGGAGGAATAACTGTAGTATAAAGTGGCAGAAACAATGGGATGCAACAATGTGAGGGGGGTAGGGAGATTAATCAGCAGAAGGCTCCAAACAGGAGATTGACTCAAAAAGTCTGGACTAATAGGGTTTTATTAAGATTTTATATGCAAAGGGACACacctttagtttttttttcctagcaGCACTGTATTTATCAGAGGTTACATGGTGCAATACTGCAAACAGGCAAGTTTTACACCAGTTTAAATGAATTTCAACCAAAATCTCATCTCTGTGCTTTAGTTGTTGCCATTTGTTGCCATATTTTTAGCTTTAACTAGCCTTGACAAGCCCAAAATACCcccactcaaaaaaaaaatacacctgttGATGGAAGTGTTACATTAAAGCTTGACTTTATTATACAATACTCCGGGTACAACTAGAGCAACACATCAGATTCATCCCTTCCATGAAATACCTATCCTCTGGTTCCCTCTTGTTACTGACCTCAGAGTGCAGTGTATTGGAGGGGGAGACACTCAGTACAGGCGCCAGCTTCTCCAACCTCTTGGCATCTGAGTGTCTGCGGGGCGGCACAGGCTTGATAGTATGGGTTATCGCCAGTGAGATGGGACGCAGTTTGTCACGGATGTTTTCCTGTATTGAGAGATTATAACGCAGATTAAACTAGAACATAAAACCGGCGTTGAATGGTCAAACAAAAACCAAGCAATTTATGTTCAGTATGCACAACCTAATCGAATCATTCTTCAGTGTTATCATTTCTTATCACAGCATCATATCAAAACCACAGAGCGATCATGTGTTGCTGACCTGGAGCTGGAAGACAGCGCTGGTGCACACAGGATGACGCTGGCCATGCAGCTCCACCTCTTCTGTCTGAGTATACTCCGGCTCCAGCGAACTGCGACCCAGGAAGTTAACACGGTGCGGGAGGCCCAACTTCCTGCGCTCAGTGTCAGCTTCAAAGTGCACCACTAGGGCTtgaggggaggaaagggggggacagaaagagagagagagagagagagagagatgagggagagagagagagagatagaaaatagagaaatgtcaggacacacacagagagcattTAAAGAGCCCACCAGGGGCAGCAcatatccccccccccatctaAGGGAATACAGTATTGCACAGCTGTGATTTTATCATAATAAAGTCTAATGTTACCCCACAGATAAGATTACCTTATTATAAATAGAAATGACTCCTGTTGCTGAGGGGGTGTTGTTAACCCCCATGGAAGAAATGGTTGTGAAAACAGAGGTGCGACTTACTAATGTGTGGTGAGTAGTGTTCTGGGTGGGCTGTGAAGGTGAAGCAGGCCTTGACCTCCACGCTAAAAAAGTGAGACGTTGGAGAATGAATGACAGACTTGTGTACAATATGATACAGTATTTTGAGAAAATGGTGGACATATGTACATTAGCAGCATGTTTGCTAAATGATTCGATAGTTTGTTTATCGTCGTTTGGCTGAGTTATCCTGGCTGTTTGTCACATTATAAGTTCTTACCATACTCCATCTCTGCCCATGCAGTTGTACTGCTCCAGATCAATGTACTGAGGATCAATAGATATTTCTCTGATCACGTGGATGACTGGACGAGACCTTGGAGACACACAGAAATAAGGATGCATGATTTATGATGGCACTCatatttcactcatatttcactATTTGGCATGTTTCCTTGGTTTTACCTGCAATAAAAGCTGGATTTGGGTCTGACAAGGCTAAAACTCCATAGTCAGACATGTTGTTGTCCAAATACATTTGAGGATCTC
This DNA window, taken from Centroberyx gerrardi isolate f3 chromosome 5, fCenGer3.hap1.cur.20231027, whole genome shotgun sequence, encodes the following:
- the itga7 gene encoding integrin alpha-7: MAAPVSLSPCSRRWCVSLWAVLTLLSSACGFNLDTTHTLHKLGDRGTFFGFSLALHQQLTPEPQSWILVGAPQAAGQGQLQGSRPGALFRCPITPEEYDCERVDIDGEVSLDRESKDNQWLGVTVKSQGIGGKVVTCAHLYELRQRVTQPSETRDPIGRCYVLSEDLTERDDLDGGEWKFCEGRPQGHEQFGFCQQGLSVSFTPDNNFILFGAPGTYNWKGEMRVQLLNQTLLDLGFYDDGPYEVADQKQLNAQLIPLPYHSYLGLLFMASPIEDALLYKTLEPSNRPTPFEDVAHNSYLGFSVDSAMGIMSLGELTFVAGAPRANHTGAVVLLRKDNVYRLVPQHIIWGEELASSFGYSVATTDLNRDGWTDLIVGAPNFFDRKAEIGGAVYVYLNPFGHWDDQARPIRLNGTYDSMFGMTVSNIGDLDQDGYGDIAVGAPFDGDGKVFIYRGSGAGIETKPAQVLDGRDFDVKRFGYSISGGLDIDKNQYPDLAVGSLNDSVVLFRSRPVIHVIREISIDPQYIDLEQYNCMGRDGVCVEVKACFTFTAHPEHYSPHITLVVHFEADTERRKLGLPHRVNFLGRSSLEPEYTQTEEVELHGQRHPVCTSAVFQLQENIRDKLRPISLAITHTIKPVPPRRHSDAKRLEKLAPVLSVSPSNTLHSEVNFLREGCGDDKICQSNLKLSYQFGTRPLTSDLFTPLPKDEEDVQVFSLSDQRSVVLEITVTNMPSDPLYPEEDGDDAHAAQLLISLPNTLSYAGSRTPPQVRCQANQNGSQAECELGNPVKRDAKLKFSIILSTSNITIETTELTVDLLLATISEQPDLAPVTAFAKVVIELPLSVSGLARPHQLFFSGAVKGESAMTTLDDIGSTVDFEFTVANPGQALQTLGSAFLNIMWPYELANGKWLLYPASLKFEGHPDTHCTPTGALNPLNLQHSSSTAELPQPGHLRAGRKVRSHPEDEGHVMTKGSVGRTTPAVAASERRKSLKLDCLLGSARCVLFQCPLHSFSGQAVLKMQARLWNSSFIEEFPAVSALELLVRANITVKSSIRHLVLKDAAAQVPVMIYPEPGLADQYWIPWWIILIAVLAGILLLTLLVCILWKCGFFRRAQYKDKVPQYHAVKIPREDRPQFQTEKSGVVHKKDWATHWSDGTS